A stretch of the Uranotaenia lowii strain MFRU-FL chromosome 3, ASM2978415v1, whole genome shotgun sequence genome encodes the following:
- the LOC129755352 gene encoding LOW QUALITY PROTEIN: cullin-5-like (The sequence of the model RefSeq protein was modified relative to this genomic sequence to represent the inferred CDS: inserted 1 base in 1 codon; deleted 2 bases in 1 codon) has protein sequence MLKSNQPSFEEKWPQMRPIVLKLLKQEPVTHSEWQELFYAVHQVCLWDDKGPAKIHDCLQEDIVTFIKQAQSRVLAQREEQALLKAYIVEWRKFFTQSSYLPLPFWQLENALQGKSQSSSVNSGGSSSKKSNHSDDSIVRKLMLDSWNQSIFMNIKHRLQDSAMKLVHAERNGEAFDSQLVIGVRESYVNLCSNTEDKLEIYRENFEAAYLQATSAFYRLKASEQLQVDGVKAFMEYADSKLREEEARAERYLEPGSITALAQCCVTVLIGDHLPTLLAECPPLIEGRETERLQLMFRLLDRVAGGVDPMLRDLENHIVQAGLADMVAAADVITQDSEKYVERLLELFRRFSNLVKEAFXNPRFLTARDKAFKTVVNDITVFKLELPSATAMARGIKSSTPESKCPELLANYCDMLLRRTPFSKRLTTEEIESRLKDVLLVLKYVSNKDVFMRYHKAHLTRRLILDSSADSEKEEDMVEWLREVGMPADYVNKLARMFQDIKVSEDLNAQFRAQTTRHDAINIKILNAGAWARGSERVSVSLPLELEDYIPEVEEFYKKKHSGRKLLWYHHMSNGTITFANNSGRFDLDVTTFQMAVLFAWNQRPNEKVSYENLCLATELPDPELRRTLWSLVAFPKLKRQLLSYEPAVANPKDFTENTLFWINQEFALIKNGKPQRRGKVNLVGRLQLSTERSQQEDNQSIVQLRILRTQEAIIKIMKMRKRLSNAALQAELVDILKNMFLPSKKMIKEQLEWLIEHKYMRRDDDDINTFI, from the exons TCAAGCAGGCCCAAAGTCGCGTGCTGGCTCAGCGGGAGGAACAGGCACTTTTGAAAGCGTACATCGTCGAGTGGCGGAAATTCTTCACCCAAAGCAGTTATCTGCCGTTGCCGTTTTGGCAGCTTGAAAATGCTCTGCAG GGTAAGAGTCAATCATCTAGTGTAAATTCGGGCGGAAGTTCGTCGAAAAAATCGAACCATTCGGACGACAGCATAGTTAGAAAGCTGATGCTGGATTCCTGGAATCAAAGTATATTTATGAACATCAAACATCGGCTGCAGGACTCAGCAATGAAATTGGTTCACGCCGAACGGAATGGTGAGGCATTTGATTCGCAACTGGTCATAGGCGTTCGTGAAAGTTATGTGAACCTGTGCTCGAACACCGAAGACAAGCTGGAAATCTATAGGGAGAACTTTGAGGCAGCTTATTTGCAGGCCACGTCTGCTTTTTATCGTTTGAAGGCCAGCGAACAGCTGCAGGTAGATGGTGTGAAAGCGTTTATGGAGTATGCTGATTCCAAGCTAAGGGAGGAAGAGGCTCGTGCAGAACGTTATTTGGAACCGGGGAGCATCACTGCATTGGCTCAGTGCTGCGTTACGGTGCTCATCGGAGATCATTTGCCCACGCTGTTGGCCGAATGCCCTCCATTGATCGAAGGTCGGGAAACAGAACGTCTGCAGCTAATGTTCCGATTGTTGGACCGAGTTGCCGGTGGAGTCGATCCAATGCTTCGGGATCTGGAGAACCATATCGTTCAAGCTGGACTGGCCGATATGGTGGCAGCTGCCGATGTTATTACCCAAGATTCGGAGAAATATGTCGAGCGGTTGCTAGAGCTGTTCCGTCGGTTTAGTAACCTGGTCAAAGAAGCGT AAAATCCCCGGTTCTTGACGGCACGCGACAAAGCATTCAAAACGGTCGTCAACGACATTACGGTTTTTAAGCTGGAGCTTCCA TCTGCCACGGCGATGGCACGTGGCATCAAGTCCTCAACTCCGGAGTCCAAATGTCCGGAGCTTTTGGCCAACTATTGTGACATGCTGTTACGGAGGACTCCTTTCAGCAAACGGCTAACCACGGAGGAGATCGAATCTCGTCTCAAGGATGTACTGCTGGTGCTCAAATACGTAAGCAATAAGGATGTCTTCATGCGCTACCATAAAGCGCATCTCACGAGAAG aCTTATACTAGACTCGAGTGCTGACAGTGAGAAGGAGGAAGACATGGTCGAATGGCTCCGAGAAGTTGGTATGCCTGCCGATTATGTTAACAAACTAGCTCGAATGTTCCAGGATATTAAG GTTAGTGAAGATCTGAACGCTCAGTTCCGGGCTCAAACTACCCGCCATGACGCCATCAACATCAAGATCCTCAATGCCGGGGCGTGGGCCCGAGGCTCCGAACGCGTTTCGGTCAGCTTGCCGCTAGAATTGGAGGACTACATTCCGGAGGTGGAAGAATTCTACAAGAAAAAACATTCCGGCCGGAAGCTACTGTGGTATCATCACATGAGCAACGGAACCATCACATTCGCGAACAACTCCGGTCGCTTCGATCTAGACGTGACCACATTCCAGATGGCGGTGCTGTTCGCCTGGAACCAGCGTCCGAACGAGAAGGTTTCCTACGAAAACCTTTGCCTCGCCACGGAACTGCCGGATCCGGAGCTGCGCCGCACCCTGTGGTCGTTGGTGGCTTTTCCGAAGCTCAAGCGGCAGCTGCTGTCATACGAACCGGCCGTGGCGAATCCGAAAGATTTCACCGAAAATACTCTGTTCTGGATCAACCAGGAGTTTGCATTGATTAAAAACGGTAAACCACAGCGACGGGGCAAGGTCAATCTGGTTGGTCGGCTGCAGCTGAGCACGGAACGATCCCAGCAAGAGGACAACCAGTCGATCGTACAGCTGCGAATATTGCGAACCCAGGAGGCcatcatcaaaatcatgaaGATGCGCAAGCGGCTGAGCAACGCTGCTCTGCAG GCCGAGCTGGTTGACATTCTCAAAAACATGTTCCTACCGTCGAAGAAGATGATCAAGGAACAGCTCGAGTGGCTGATAGAGCACAAGTACATGCGGCGAGACGACGACGACATCAACACCTTCATCTAA